The proteins below come from a single Biomphalaria glabrata chromosome 10, xgBioGlab47.1, whole genome shotgun sequence genomic window:
- the LOC106054395 gene encoding uncharacterized protein LOC106054395 isoform X2, producing MKLFSLTVSVLIVSLSVCGPAAMSGIVLTQKDTMNLLNEIMKQLDQNEERLINITDSTVEALYKQSKTIPVEIQKFFQITQSIKDTFPAQETALNELASHLVTASDSLTQVISQCSNKKIIPNASSRKTKKAIPENSPVVRSFSPTLIKRQTGPQVAGGASNNNVDSVTSVLIRPVEINKTAVDAAVSSVGKSNYFLVGVKDITVNKPDITVNKPDITVNKPDITVNKPDITVNKPDITVNKPDITVNKPDITVNKPDIKLFKLPTLF from the exons ATGAAGTTATTTTCATTGACTGTTTCCGTACTAATTGTGAGTCTCTCCGTCTGTGGACCAGCTGCCATGTCTGGTATTGTCTTGACACAGAAAG ACACTATGAATTTGTTgaatgaaataatgaaacagTTAGACCAGAATGAAGAGAGACTCATCAACATAACGGATAGTACAGTAGAAGCCCTATATAAACAAAGCAAAACTATTCCAGTTG AAATACAGAAATTCTTTCAGATAACCCAGTCTATAAAAGACACATTCCCCGCACAGGAGACGGCGCTGAACGAACTTGCATCTCATCTGGTCACTGCTAGTGATTCTCTTACACAAGTGATCAGCCAGTGTTCAAACAAGAAGATTATCCCCAACGCCAGCTCACGCAAGACGAAAAAGGCGATCCCAGAAAATTCCCCAGTAGTAAGAAGCTTCAGTCCAACGCTAATCAAAAGACAGACTGGGCCCCAAGTCGCTGGCGGTGCCAGTAACAATAATGTAGACAGTGTTACAAGTGTGTTGATAAGACCCGTTGAGATCAACAAGACAGCAGTGGATGCGGCTGTCTCCAGTGTTGGAAAAAGCAACTACTTTCTGGTTGGAG ttaaagatatcacTGTTAACAAGCCTGACATCACTGTTAACAAGCCTGACATCACTGTTAACAAGCCTGACATCACTGTTAACAAGCCTGACATCACTGTTAACAAGCCTGACATCACTGTTAACAAGCCTGACATCACTGTTAACAAGCCTGACATCACTGTTAACAAGCCTGACATCAAACTGTTT AAGCTGCCGACGTTGTTCTGA
- the LOC106054395 gene encoding uncharacterized protein LOC106054395 isoform X1, translating into MKLFSLTVSVLIVSLSVCGPAAMSGIVLTQKDTMNLLNEIMKQLDQNEERLINITDSTVEALYKQSKTIPVEIQKFFQITQSIKDTFPAQETALNELASHLVTASDSLTQVISQCSNKKIIPNASSRKTKKAIPENSPVVRSFSPTLIKRQTGPQVAGGASNNNVDSVTSVLIRPVEINKTAVDAAVSSVGKSNYFLVGEAADVVLKLAIAIAEKHRTRYVNLLPKIKLVGGIIADILNRMDELQIDVSQILDKSEAVSSQVRHNLTVIQGLAQSISSVL; encoded by the exons ATGAAGTTATTTTCATTGACTGTTTCCGTACTAATTGTGAGTCTCTCCGTCTGTGGACCAGCTGCCATGTCTGGTATTGTCTTGACACAGAAAG ACACTATGAATTTGTTgaatgaaataatgaaacagTTAGACCAGAATGAAGAGAGACTCATCAACATAACGGATAGTACAGTAGAAGCCCTATATAAACAAAGCAAAACTATTCCAGTTG AAATACAGAAATTCTTTCAGATAACCCAGTCTATAAAAGACACATTCCCCGCACAGGAGACGGCGCTGAACGAACTTGCATCTCATCTGGTCACTGCTAGTGATTCTCTTACACAAGTGATCAGCCAGTGTTCAAACAAGAAGATTATCCCCAACGCCAGCTCACGCAAGACGAAAAAGGCGATCCCAGAAAATTCCCCAGTAGTAAGAAGCTTCAGTCCAACGCTAATCAAAAGACAGACTGGGCCCCAAGTCGCTGGCGGTGCCAGTAACAATAATGTAGACAGTGTTACAAGTGTGTTGATAAGACCCGTTGAGATCAACAAGACAGCAGTGGATGCGGCTGTCTCCAGTGTTGGAAAAAGCAACTACTTTCTGGTTGGAG AAGCTGCCGACGTTGTTCTGAAGCTAGCCATCGCCATTGCAGAGAAGCACCGCACCCGCTACGTCAATCTTCTGCCCAAAATCAAACTGGTGGGCGGCATCATCGCAGACATCCTGAACCGCATGGATGAACTGCAGATCGATGTCTCGCAGATTTTGGATAAATCCGAAGCCGTGAGTAGCCAAGTTCGCCATAACCTGACAGTCATCCAAGGTCTGGCCCAGAGTATCAGCAGCGTTCtctaa